In Deltaproteobacteria bacterium HGW-Deltaproteobacteria-6, a genomic segment contains:
- a CDS encoding chemotaxis protein CheW, producing the protein MTTSKITEVRQYLTFKLNEEIFALDVGSVREILDYTNITKVPQTPEFMKGVINLRGAVVPVVDMRLKFNMPAQERTVDSCIIVVEITIDSEQTVLGALVDSVQEVFEMEPGQIEPAPRIGTKLNTDFILGMGKRDDRFVIILDIDKVFSLEEMNIVSAMRGEAV; encoded by the coding sequence ATGACAACATCCAAAATAACCGAAGTTCGGCAGTATTTGACCTTTAAACTGAATGAAGAGATCTTTGCTCTGGATGTGGGATCGGTCCGGGAAATACTGGATTACACCAATATCACCAAGGTGCCGCAAACACCGGAGTTTATGAAGGGCGTCATCAACCTGCGGGGCGCCGTTGTCCCGGTTGTCGATATGCGGCTGAAATTCAACATGCCGGCGCAGGAGCGGACGGTAGACAGTTGCATCATCGTGGTGGAAATAACCATTGACAGCGAACAAACCGTGCTGGGCGCTCTCGTCGATTCCGTTCAGGAGGTCTTTGAGATGGAACCCGGCCAGATCGAACCTGCGCCCAGAATCGGCACAAAGCTGAACACCGACTTCATTCTGGGCATGGGAAAACGCGATGATCGCTTTGTCATCATTCTGGATATCGATAAAGTCTTTTCCCTGGAAGAGATGAATATCGTAAGCGCGATGAGAGGTGAAGCCGTCTGA